A section of the Hevea brasiliensis isolate MT/VB/25A 57/8 chromosome 17, ASM3005281v1, whole genome shotgun sequence genome encodes:
- the LOC131175385 gene encoding disease resistance protein RPV1-like isoform X1 — MAASSSSCPFDAFLSFRGDDVRKTFADHVYAALTGAGIHTFRDDEEIERGKNIDQELTKAIQQSKVAVIVFSPDHASSRWCLDELLMINERRKSDGMHILPIFYHVDPSAVRRQKESFKEAFDRHEQQLKEETDKVERWRAALKEVADLGGEVLKDQYEAPFIQNIVKLVANKLDRKLLHVGSYLTGIGDYVGRINHWLQDESTNVRILVLYGIGGVGKTTIAKTVYNQDSDKFERSCFLADVAETSEQPKGMNSLQEQLLSDIHKRESVKIYNVDEGVMKIKDAMCCRKVIIILDNVDNSEQFKSIIGKQEWLSSGSKIIVTTRLKCLLSEGCWKLHIKPLSVKKSHKLFALHAFGREDSPENFDEHSERVVSLCDGLPLALRVLGSFLRRRSIDEWKSEIKELQEIPDSRIQKILRKNFDSLHNDRHRSIFLHIVFFFIGWDKDVVVKILEGCGFEAIIGVQHLLDRCLIEINERNNLAMHQLVRDMGREVVRQESPDEPGERSRICNHKEVFRVLTEKTGTKTIRGLILDMHLLREEKHVGPISNYGNYSHENSVEESVLGCEDNRSMHDRLGGIVRQRIVNCIPKTSSTSADVIKTEAFANMRQLNVLLLDDVKLDGGYEDFPKHLVCLRWLRFPLNSMPTCLNVEKLVVLDMRYSRLKHAWQGKSFPCLKILDLSHSHLLTTTPDFTGLPGLESLLLKDCINLVKIDDSIAVLRALVLLNLEGCAKLKELPKTISDLKSLEELYLTGCSELKVLPKVLAQMESLKVFFAGGITLNELSFSSRDVRGPWSWLSGREGPESTMFSSAFLPRSLTHLILPNCNLSDGKFTTDLHLPSLRHLVLRDNPLNTISAEIPGLPSLVYLDITQCNNSNVIIKVPTSIEELNWIGRSVTSLSDLLRFGLEHISSGRENRFTASFCQNFVQLVQSDWPKFRGNFIFLNNNVWCQLQCLGDGLRSRVILQENTSGPSLAHNLLLWDMQKGKLLEADEGYMKTGSFLAILRVFIESLI, encoded by the exons ATGGCTGCTTCATCATCTTCTTGTCCTTTTGATGCGTTCTTGAGCTTTAGAGGCGATGACGTTCGCAAGACTTTTGCAGATCATGTCTATGCAGCTTTGACTGGAGCGGGGATTCACACCTTCAGGGACGATGAAGAAATTGAGAGGGGGAAAAACATTGACCAAGAACTCACGAAAGCAATTCAACAATCAAAAGTAGCAGTAATAGTGTTTTCTCCAGACCATGCCTCTTCAAGATGGTGCCTTGATGAGCTTTTGATGATCAATGAGCGTAGAAAATCTGATGGTATGCATATTTTGCCAATTTTTTACCATGTCGATCCAAGTGCAGTCAGGCGGCAGAAAGAAAGCTTCAAGGAAGCATTTGATAGACATGAACAGCAACTAAAGGAGGAGACAGACAAGGTGGAGAGATGGAGGGCAGCTCTTAAAGAAGTTGCAGATCTAGGCGGGGAGGTTTTAAAAGACCA GTACGAGGCACCGTTCATTCAAAACATTGTCAAGCTCGTTGCGAATAAATTGGATCGCAAGCTTCTGCATGTGGGTTCCTACTTAACAGGAATAGGTGATTATGTAGGCCGGATTAATCACTGGTTGCAAGATGAGTCGACAAATGTTAGGATATTGGTACTTTACGGGATTGGTGGGGTTGGAAAGACCACCATTGCAAAGACTGTTTATAACCAAGACTCTGACAAGTTTGAAAGGAGCTGCTTTCTTGCGGACGTTGCTGAAACATCAGAACAGCCAAAAGGTATGAATAGCTTACAAGAACAACTTCTTTCAGATATCCATAAGCGGGAATCAGTAAAGATATATAATGTAGATGAGGGAGTTATGAAGATCAAGGATGCTATGTGTTGCAGGAAAGTTATCATTATTCTTGATAATGTGGATAATTCAGAACAATTCAAATccattattggtaaacaagagtgGCTGTCGTCGGGAAGTAAAATCATCGTCACAACTCGATTGAAGTGTTTGTTAAGTGAAGGTTGTTGGAAACTTCACATTAAGCCATTGAGTGTTAAAAAGTCACATAAACTCTTCGCCTTGCATGCCTTTGGACGAGAAGATTCTCCTGAAAATTTCGATGAGCACTCTGAACGTGTAGTGAGCCTTTGTGATGGTCTTCCATTAGCTCTTCGTGTTTTAGGCTCCTTTCTTCGTCGCAGAAGTATAGATGAATGGAAAAGTGAGATTAAGGAACTGCAAGAAATTCCTGATAGTCGAATTCAAAAGATTCTCAGAAAAAACTTTGATTCTCTACATAATGATCGTCATCGAAGCATATTTCTTCACATAGTTTTTTTCTTTATTGGGTGGGATAAAGATGTTGTAGTTAAAATTTTAGAGGGATGTGGCTTCGAAGCAATAATTGGAGTTCAACATCTCTTGGATAGATGTCTCATTGAAATCAATGAAAGAAACAACCTAGCGATGCATCAGTTGGTTAGAGACATGGGTAGGGAAGTTGTTCGCCAAGAATCTCCTGATGAACCGGGGGAGCGCAGTAGAATATGTAATCATAAAGAGGTATTTAGGGTGTTGACAGAAAAAACC GGTACCAAGACAATTAGGGGCCTCATTCTTGACATGCATTTGTTAAGAGAAGAGAAACATGTCGGCCCAATTTCAAATTATGGAAATTACAGTCATGAAAATTCGGTGGAGGAATCAGTGCTTGGTTGTGAAGATAATCGTTCAATGCATGATCGTCTTGGTGGCATCGTTAGGCAACGGATTGTGAATTGTATCCCAAAAACCTCATCTACCTCCGCAGATGTGATAAAAACAGAGGCATTTGCAAACATGCGCCAATTAAATGTGCTCCTGCTCGATGATGTTAAGCTTGATGGAGGATATGAAGATTTTCCAAAACACTTGGTGTGCCTGCGTTGGCTCAGATTCCCTTTGAACTCTATGCCAACGTGTTTAAATGTGGAGAAACTTGTTGTTCTTGATATGCGGTATAGCAGGCTAAAACATGCTTGGCAGGGAAAG TCCTTTCCATGCTTGAAGATCCTTGACCTAAGTCACTCTCATTTACTCACTACAACCCCTGACTTCACGGGACTACCTGGTCTTGAGAGTTTGCTGCTTAAAGATTGTATAAACTTAGTCAAGATTGACGATTCTATTGCAGTCCTAAGGGCACTTGTCTTGTTAAATCTTGAAGGCTGCGCAAAACTCAAGGAGCTTCCAAAGACAATTTCTGATTTGAAATCACTTGAAGAACTATATTTGACTGGTTGCTCAGAACTTAAAGTGCTACCCAAAGTGCTGGCTCAGATGGAATCCTTGAAGGTGTTTTTTGCTGGTGGAATTACCTTGAATGAATTAAGCTTTAGCTCGAGAGATGTAAGGGGGCCTTGGTCTTGGTTATCAGGCAGAGAAGGTCCAGAATCCACTATGTTTTCATCTGCTTTTCTTCCACGTTCTTTGACCCATTTGATCCTTCCAAACTGCAATTTATCAGATGGTAAATTTACCACGGATCTTCATTTGCCGTCTTTGAGACATTTAGTTCTGCGTGATAACCCACTTAATACTATATCGGCTGAAATTCCTGGGCTCCCTTCACTCGTATATCTTGATATAACGCAGTGCAACAACTCCAACGTTATTATAAAGGTTCCTACGAGTATAGAGGAACTGAATTGGATAGGGCGGTCAGTTACAAGTCTGTCGGACTTGCTGCGTTTTGGGTTAGAGCACATCTCCAGTGGTCGTGAAAACcg GTTCACGGCATCGTTCTGCCAAAATTTTGTGCAGCTTGTTCAATCGGATTGGCCGAAATTCCGGGGGAATTTCATTTTCTTGAACAATAATGTTTGGTGCCAATTACAATGTCTGGGGGATGGTCTTCGGTCACGTGTAATACTACAGGAGAATACTTCGGGTCCTTCGCTTGCGCATAACTTACTTCTTTGGGATATGCAAAAGGGAAAATTATTAGAGGCGGACGAGGGATATATGAAGACCGGGAGTTTCTTGGCTATCCTGAGGGTTTTCATTGAAAGtttgatttaa
- the LOC131175385 gene encoding disease resistance protein RPV1-like isoform X2 yields the protein MAASSSSCPFDAFLSFRGDDVRKTFADHVYAALTGAGIHTFRDDEEIERGKNIDQELTKAIQQSKVAVIVFSPDHASSRWCLDELLMINERRKSDGMHILPIFYHVDPSAVRRQKESFKEAFDRHEQQLKEETDKVERWRAALKEVADLGGEVLKDQYEAPFIQNIVKLVANKLDRKLLHVGSYLTGIGDYVGRINHWLQDESTNVRILVLYGIGGVGKTTIAKTVYNQDSDKFERSCFLADVAETSEQPKGMNSLQEQLLSDIHKRESVKIYNVDEGVMKIKDAMCCRKVIIILDNVDNSEQFKSIIGKQEWLSSGSKIIVTTRLKCLLSEGCWKLHIKPLSVKKSHKLFALHAFGREDSPENFDEHSERVVSLCDGLPLALRVLGSFLRRRSIDEWKSEIKELQEIPDSRIQKILRKNFDSLHNDRHRSIFLHIVFFFIGWDKDVVVKILEGCGFEAIIGVQHLLDRCLIEINERNNLAMHQLVRDMGREVVRQESPDEPGERSRICNHKEGTKTIRGLILDMHLLREEKHVGPISNYGNYSHENSVEESVLGCEDNRSMHDRLGGIVRQRIVNCIPKTSSTSADVIKTEAFANMRQLNVLLLDDVKLDGGYEDFPKHLVCLRWLRFPLNSMPTCLNVEKLVVLDMRYSRLKHAWQGKSFPCLKILDLSHSHLLTTTPDFTGLPGLESLLLKDCINLVKIDDSIAVLRALVLLNLEGCAKLKELPKTISDLKSLEELYLTGCSELKVLPKVLAQMESLKVFFAGGITLNELSFSSRDVRGPWSWLSGREGPESTMFSSAFLPRSLTHLILPNCNLSDGKFTTDLHLPSLRHLVLRDNPLNTISAEIPGLPSLVYLDITQCNNSNVIIKVPTSIEELNWIGRSVTSLSDLLRFGLEHISSGRENRFTASFCQNFVQLVQSDWPKFRGNFIFLNNNVWCQLQCLGDGLRSRVILQENTSGPSLAHNLLLWDMQKGKLLEADEGYMKTGSFLAILRVFIESLI from the exons ATGGCTGCTTCATCATCTTCTTGTCCTTTTGATGCGTTCTTGAGCTTTAGAGGCGATGACGTTCGCAAGACTTTTGCAGATCATGTCTATGCAGCTTTGACTGGAGCGGGGATTCACACCTTCAGGGACGATGAAGAAATTGAGAGGGGGAAAAACATTGACCAAGAACTCACGAAAGCAATTCAACAATCAAAAGTAGCAGTAATAGTGTTTTCTCCAGACCATGCCTCTTCAAGATGGTGCCTTGATGAGCTTTTGATGATCAATGAGCGTAGAAAATCTGATGGTATGCATATTTTGCCAATTTTTTACCATGTCGATCCAAGTGCAGTCAGGCGGCAGAAAGAAAGCTTCAAGGAAGCATTTGATAGACATGAACAGCAACTAAAGGAGGAGACAGACAAGGTGGAGAGATGGAGGGCAGCTCTTAAAGAAGTTGCAGATCTAGGCGGGGAGGTTTTAAAAGACCA GTACGAGGCACCGTTCATTCAAAACATTGTCAAGCTCGTTGCGAATAAATTGGATCGCAAGCTTCTGCATGTGGGTTCCTACTTAACAGGAATAGGTGATTATGTAGGCCGGATTAATCACTGGTTGCAAGATGAGTCGACAAATGTTAGGATATTGGTACTTTACGGGATTGGTGGGGTTGGAAAGACCACCATTGCAAAGACTGTTTATAACCAAGACTCTGACAAGTTTGAAAGGAGCTGCTTTCTTGCGGACGTTGCTGAAACATCAGAACAGCCAAAAGGTATGAATAGCTTACAAGAACAACTTCTTTCAGATATCCATAAGCGGGAATCAGTAAAGATATATAATGTAGATGAGGGAGTTATGAAGATCAAGGATGCTATGTGTTGCAGGAAAGTTATCATTATTCTTGATAATGTGGATAATTCAGAACAATTCAAATccattattggtaaacaagagtgGCTGTCGTCGGGAAGTAAAATCATCGTCACAACTCGATTGAAGTGTTTGTTAAGTGAAGGTTGTTGGAAACTTCACATTAAGCCATTGAGTGTTAAAAAGTCACATAAACTCTTCGCCTTGCATGCCTTTGGACGAGAAGATTCTCCTGAAAATTTCGATGAGCACTCTGAACGTGTAGTGAGCCTTTGTGATGGTCTTCCATTAGCTCTTCGTGTTTTAGGCTCCTTTCTTCGTCGCAGAAGTATAGATGAATGGAAAAGTGAGATTAAGGAACTGCAAGAAATTCCTGATAGTCGAATTCAAAAGATTCTCAGAAAAAACTTTGATTCTCTACATAATGATCGTCATCGAAGCATATTTCTTCACATAGTTTTTTTCTTTATTGGGTGGGATAAAGATGTTGTAGTTAAAATTTTAGAGGGATGTGGCTTCGAAGCAATAATTGGAGTTCAACATCTCTTGGATAGATGTCTCATTGAAATCAATGAAAGAAACAACCTAGCGATGCATCAGTTGGTTAGAGACATGGGTAGGGAAGTTGTTCGCCAAGAATCTCCTGATGAACCGGGGGAGCGCAGTAGAATATGTAATCATAAAGAG GGTACCAAGACAATTAGGGGCCTCATTCTTGACATGCATTTGTTAAGAGAAGAGAAACATGTCGGCCCAATTTCAAATTATGGAAATTACAGTCATGAAAATTCGGTGGAGGAATCAGTGCTTGGTTGTGAAGATAATCGTTCAATGCATGATCGTCTTGGTGGCATCGTTAGGCAACGGATTGTGAATTGTATCCCAAAAACCTCATCTACCTCCGCAGATGTGATAAAAACAGAGGCATTTGCAAACATGCGCCAATTAAATGTGCTCCTGCTCGATGATGTTAAGCTTGATGGAGGATATGAAGATTTTCCAAAACACTTGGTGTGCCTGCGTTGGCTCAGATTCCCTTTGAACTCTATGCCAACGTGTTTAAATGTGGAGAAACTTGTTGTTCTTGATATGCGGTATAGCAGGCTAAAACATGCTTGGCAGGGAAAG TCCTTTCCATGCTTGAAGATCCTTGACCTAAGTCACTCTCATTTACTCACTACAACCCCTGACTTCACGGGACTACCTGGTCTTGAGAGTTTGCTGCTTAAAGATTGTATAAACTTAGTCAAGATTGACGATTCTATTGCAGTCCTAAGGGCACTTGTCTTGTTAAATCTTGAAGGCTGCGCAAAACTCAAGGAGCTTCCAAAGACAATTTCTGATTTGAAATCACTTGAAGAACTATATTTGACTGGTTGCTCAGAACTTAAAGTGCTACCCAAAGTGCTGGCTCAGATGGAATCCTTGAAGGTGTTTTTTGCTGGTGGAATTACCTTGAATGAATTAAGCTTTAGCTCGAGAGATGTAAGGGGGCCTTGGTCTTGGTTATCAGGCAGAGAAGGTCCAGAATCCACTATGTTTTCATCTGCTTTTCTTCCACGTTCTTTGACCCATTTGATCCTTCCAAACTGCAATTTATCAGATGGTAAATTTACCACGGATCTTCATTTGCCGTCTTTGAGACATTTAGTTCTGCGTGATAACCCACTTAATACTATATCGGCTGAAATTCCTGGGCTCCCTTCACTCGTATATCTTGATATAACGCAGTGCAACAACTCCAACGTTATTATAAAGGTTCCTACGAGTATAGAGGAACTGAATTGGATAGGGCGGTCAGTTACAAGTCTGTCGGACTTGCTGCGTTTTGGGTTAGAGCACATCTCCAGTGGTCGTGAAAACcg GTTCACGGCATCGTTCTGCCAAAATTTTGTGCAGCTTGTTCAATCGGATTGGCCGAAATTCCGGGGGAATTTCATTTTCTTGAACAATAATGTTTGGTGCCAATTACAATGTCTGGGGGATGGTCTTCGGTCACGTGTAATACTACAGGAGAATACTTCGGGTCCTTCGCTTGCGCATAACTTACTTCTTTGGGATATGCAAAAGGGAAAATTATTAGAGGCGGACGAGGGATATATGAAGACCGGGAGTTTCTTGGCTATCCTGAGGGTTTTCATTGAAAGtttgatttaa
- the LOC110672103 gene encoding disease resistance protein RUN1-like, which produces MHKGKSVKIYNVDEGVMKIKNAMCCRKVLIVLDNVDNPEQFKSIIGEQEWLSSRSKIIITTQFKSLLTKGRWKLHIEPLSANESRKLFALHAFGQEDHPENFNEHCECVLRFCDGLPLALCVLGSFLGCRSTDEWKSEIEELQEIPGSQIQKVLRKSYDSLQNDRHKEIFLHIFFFFIGWDKDVVLKILDGCGFKTNSGVQSLMDRCLIEINESNKLTMHQLVRNMGIAVVLQESPDEPGNPSRIWNHKEAFRVLTEKTGTQTIKGLILDMHMLREEKHVRPISNYGNHIYENSVEESMLGCEDN; this is translated from the exons ATGCACAAGGGGAAATCAGTAAAGATATATAATGTAGATGAGGGAGTTATGAAGATCAAGAATGCTATGTGTTGCAGGAAAGTTCTTATTGTTCTTGATAATGTGGATAATCCGGAACAATTCAAATCCATTATCGGTGAGCAAGAGTGGCTGTCCTCGAGAAGTAAAATCATCATAACAACTCAATTTAAGAGTTTGTTAACTAAAGGTCGTTGGAAACTTCACATTGAGCCATTGAGTGCTAATGAGTCACGTAAGCTCTTCGCCTTGCATGCCTTTGGACAAGAAGATCATCCTGAAAATTTCAACGAGcactgtgaatgtgtattgaggTTTTGTGATGGTCTTCCATTAGCTCTTTGTGTTTTAGGCTCCTTTCTCGGTTGCAGAAGTACagatgaatggaaaagtgaaattgaagAACTGCAAGAAATTCCTGGTAGTCAAATTCAGAAGGTTCTTAGAAAAAGCTATGATTCTCTGCAAAATGATCGTCATAAAGAAATATTTCTTcacatattttttttctttattgggTGGGATAAAGATGTTGTACTTAAAATTTTAGATGGCTGTGGCTTCAAAACAAATTCGGGAGTTCAAAGTCTCATGGATAGATGTCTCATTGAAATCAATGAAAGTAACAAGCTTACGATGCATCAATTGGTTAGAAACATGGGTATAGCAGTCGTTCTCCAAGAATCTCCTGATGAACCGGGGAATCCTAGTAGAATATGGAATCATAAAGAGGCGTTTAGGGTGTTGACAGAAAAAACA GGTACCCAGACAATTAAGGGCCTCATTCTTGACATGCACATGTTAAGAGAAGAGAAACATGTCAGACCAATTTCAAATTATGGAAATCATATTTATGAAAATTCTGTGGAGGAATCAATGCTTGGTTGTGAAGATAACTGA